The following proteins are encoded in a genomic region of Phragmites australis chromosome 9, lpPhrAust1.1, whole genome shotgun sequence:
- the LOC133928033 gene encoding 22 kDa alpha-zein 4-like: protein MATKIIVLFAFLALLISVTSAVTFPRYFPSVSVLGATHPSVQYNILQNELAVGISPSSAVIIQQQLDFLRQQSLAHLTIQDIAAQQQLFNPQAPVNPAANWRRQQLYNLLTMASTTTYLQQQQQQEIFNQVAVVSPIANLQQQQQQQILSQLALVSPIAYWQQQQKQQQQQQLFNQLATASLFAYSQQQQQQQLFNPLALVSPIAYWQQEQQLFNPQALATPAAYRQQIFASGASL, encoded by the coding sequence ATGGCAACCAAGATAATTGTGTTGTTTGCTTTCCTTGCTCTTTTGATAAGTGTCACTTCCGCTGTTACATTTCCGCGATACTTCCCATCGGTGAGTGTTTTGGGAGCGACACACCCATCTGTGCAATACAACATACTACAGAATGAGCTCGCTGTAGGCATCTCTCCCTCATCAGCtgtgatcatccaacaacaacTGGACTTCCTACGTCAGCAAAGTTTGGCGCATCTGACAATACAGGACATTGCAGCGCAGCAGCAGCTCTTCAACCCACAGGCCCCAGTGAACCCTGCAGCCAactggcggcggcagcagctcTACAACCTGCTGACCATGGCAAGCACCACCACCTActtgcagcagcaacagcagcaggagATCTTCAACCAAGTTGCTGTGGTGAGCCCCATAGCCAActtgcagcaacagcagcagcagcaaatcCTTAGCCAACTTGCATTGGTGAGCCCCATCGCCTACTGGCAGCAAcaacagaagcagcagcagcaacaacaactcTTTAACCAACTAGCCACGGCGAGCCTCTTCGCCTacagccagcagcagcagcaacaacaactcTTTAACCCACTGGCCCTAGTGAGCCCCATTGCTTACTGGCAACAAGAGCAGCAACTCTTCAACCCACAAGCCTTGGCGACCCCCGCTGCCTATAGGCAGCAAATCTTTGCTAGTGGTGCCTCCCTCTAG